CCATCTGAACGCAGGCCAGCGCCTGCGCGTGATCGATCCCGAGGGCACGCAGGTGTCCGACCTGCTCGCCTTCGCGCGGCACGATACGCGCGAGGTAATCTCCAACGGGCGCACCTTCGATTACGAGGAGACCCTGCACCTCACCACCGGCAACACGCTGTGGAGCAACCGGTCGAACCCCATGCTGGACATCGTGGAGGACAGCGTGGGCCGCCACGATTTCCTCCTCACCCCGTGCAGCGAGGACACCTTCCGCCATTTCTACCCGGACAAGCCGGTCCACCGCGGCTGCTTCGGCAA
This genomic interval from Qipengyuania sp. JC766 contains the following:
- a CDS encoding urea carboxylase-associated family protein, whose protein sequence is MTTRIPPRSGTAFHLNAGQRLRVIDPEGTQVSDLLAFARHDTREVISNGRTFDYEETLHLTTGNTLWSNRSNPMLDIVEDSVGRHDFLLTPCSEDTFRHFYPDKPVHRGCFGNLAEALAPHGVAPDNIPTAFNVFMNVPVARDGTLRVDPPTSGAGDFLLLEARMDLVIGLTACSAYASNGGSFKPIDYEVSDD